CTCGCACACGGTGCAGTGCGGACGAACGCGGTCCCGGCGAACATGCCGAAGGGTGTGGCCCGCCCGCTCCAACGCAGCAGGTAGGACGCGAGTGAGAGCCCGGCTCGGCGCACATGCTCGGGTGCCGGGTCATCGGCGTCCCGCAGCTGCTCGATTTGTGCCGCGAGTGCGGGGCTGGCGTGGGTGATGGCTGCTTGTACCTGCTCGCGCTGCCAGGTCGCGTTGATCCATCGCAGGGCGCGGGCATGCTCGGAGAGATCGTCGAGGGCAAGGTCGCCGGGCAGTTCGAGGCCGCCGGGATCGGTGCTGGCGCGCAGCAGTGCCACGCCGTGGTGGCGGTATGTCGTCGGCCGCCTGGCCATCGCTCCTCCATGTCGCGCAGGTGGTGCCGGTGCGCCGCCTGGTTGCGGCGGCGCACCGGCGGGGTGGTCAGGACGGGTCGTCGGTGAAGGAGTTGCAGGAGCTGTCGTTGCCGGAGCAGGTGTTGCCGCAGCCGTCGTCGGTCGGGCAGTCCATCAGTCCGTCCGGGGTCATGGCGACGACCACGCCGAGGTCCAGCGAGAAGTCGTCGTCGGTCGAGGGGTGCATGAGCAGGCCCTTTCTCTCGTGAAACGGGATGGGTGTTACGCGTCCTGGCCGGCGGTCACCTCCGGCCAGGAGATCAGGACCCGGCGGTGCTTCTTGTCTACGAC
This genomic window from Actinospica robiniae DSM 44927 contains:
- the fxlA gene encoding FxLD family lanthipeptide, translated to MHPSTDDDFSLDLGVVVAMTPDGLMDCPTDDGCGNTCSGNDSSCNSFTDDPS